One Deltaproteobacteria bacterium genomic region harbors:
- a CDS encoding GMC family oxidoreductase, giving the protein MTTGAIYTRADWPSVPGATGRRRTLRGTEVELSADVVIVGSGAGGAVMAAELAEAGYEVLVLEEGGHHRTEEFNAQAAAMVRMLYRDGGLGLAVGNPPVFFSEGRCVGGSTTVNGGMSWRTPEAILARWSAEHGLPCISPEAMEPYFARVETYISAVRQAHETLSRDNVLLKEGADQKGWRLIENIRNQLHCAGSNNCAFGCPTAAKRSTLVSYLPRALAFGARVYADCRVEKVLFRGQTAIGVQGRVVAPNGELDTRFTVRAREVIVAGGAVQTPVLLLRSGVRVPSGKLGHNLTLHPNAKQEAIFDDPVDGWKGAHQVFQVREFQHEGMIMAAVNLPPSLLAMTLPYYGRELGEAMAAYNHMVTAGVLVEDTTSGRVVAGPGGRAIVFYALNDHDAQTVVRGSALLAELFFAAGARRVLLPFHGVPALTSADEARRLPMQNIPKGAMELASVHVMGTAAMGADERRHVCTPWGQVRGYQRLHVADASLFPSPLGVNPMETIMGLVTRNAARLLDEGLGRGA; this is encoded by the coding sequence GGCGGCGGCGCACGTTGCGGGGCACCGAGGTCGAGCTCTCGGCCGACGTGGTCATCGTGGGCTCGGGGGCGGGCGGGGCGGTGATGGCGGCCGAGCTCGCCGAGGCGGGCTACGAGGTGCTGGTGCTCGAGGAGGGCGGCCACCACCGCACGGAAGAGTTCAACGCGCAGGCCGCGGCGATGGTGCGCATGCTCTATCGCGATGGAGGGCTCGGGCTCGCCGTCGGGAACCCGCCCGTCTTCTTCAGCGAGGGGCGCTGTGTGGGCGGCTCCACCACGGTGAACGGCGGCATGTCCTGGCGCACGCCGGAGGCGATCCTCGCCCGCTGGTCGGCGGAGCACGGCCTGCCCTGCATCAGCCCCGAGGCGATGGAGCCGTACTTCGCGCGCGTCGAGACATACATCTCGGCCGTGCGGCAGGCCCACGAGACGTTGAGCCGCGACAACGTGCTGCTCAAGGAGGGGGCCGACCAGAAGGGCTGGCGCCTGATCGAGAACATCCGCAACCAGCTCCACTGCGCCGGCAGCAACAACTGCGCGTTCGGCTGCCCGACGGCGGCGAAGCGCTCCACGCTCGTCTCGTATCTGCCACGCGCGCTGGCCTTCGGGGCGCGGGTCTACGCCGACTGCCGGGTGGAGAAGGTGCTCTTTCGCGGCCAGACCGCCATCGGCGTGCAGGGCCGCGTCGTGGCGCCGAACGGCGAGCTCGACACGCGCTTCACCGTGCGGGCCCGCGAGGTGATCGTGGCCGGCGGGGCGGTCCAGACGCCGGTCCTGCTCCTGCGCTCCGGCGTGCGCGTCCCGTCGGGAAAGCTCGGCCACAACCTGACGCTGCACCCGAACGCCAAGCAGGAGGCGATCTTCGACGACCCGGTGGACGGCTGGAAGGGCGCGCATCAGGTCTTCCAGGTGCGCGAGTTCCAGCACGAAGGGATGATCATGGCCGCGGTGAACTTGCCGCCGAGTCTGCTGGCCATGACGCTTCCTTATTATGGGCGCGAACTGGGCGAGGCCATGGCCGCGTACAACCACATGGTCACGGCGGGCGTGCTGGTCGAGGACACCACCTCGGGGCGCGTGGTGGCGGGGCCCGGCGGGCGGGCGATCGTATTCTACGCCCTGAACGACCACGACGCGCAGACCGTGGTGCGAGGCAGCGCGCTCCTTGCTGAGCTCTTCTTTGCGGCGGGCGCGCGGCGCGTGCTCCTGCCCTTTCACGGTGTCCCCGCCCTGACGAGCGCCGACGAGGCGCGGCGCCTGCCCATGCAGAACATCCCGAAGGGGGCGATGGAGCTGGCCTCGGTACACGTGATGGGCACGGCGGCGATGGGGGCCGACGAGCGTCGGCACGTCTGCACCCCTTGGGGGCAGGTGCGCGGCTATCAGCGGCTGCACGTGGCGGACGCGAGCCTCTTTCCCTCGCCGCTCGGCGTGAATCCGATGGAGACCATCATGGGCCTCGTGACGCGCAACGCAGCGCGGCTCCTCGACGAAGGCCTGGGCCGCGGCGCGTGA
- a CDS encoding aminotransferase class III-fold pyridoxal phosphate-dependent enzyme — protein MRQPKVQLGLLGILEERLDGVVYERIVGQQVAAAKRAAQRLDGKSRSSYARDDLHDMMRGWGFMLLPENDPTFYEPRYLASLLRESGQTGGQFVHRTPSSAGERFRTAWARLAPANTSPIAFTTTGSDANNLLYDIARSVKGPSAEILALDGVYGGARGKAAELGFMHNNHQYADLRIVSPHSYYFKPTDAAEIQRLEVLEEKALAQIADRVNQGKKPIGGLLLEPIVGARGVLFYRPEFLKKLRELCDQLRIPIFADEILTGGGRTGRFFAYQHYDGFEPDFITFGKGLQIAGVARVSRHGQGYYANWSGTTTDGSQEALLKGAQVLNRIADGNLMENARVMGDYLLTKLRERLPAPPGVMPAVNPYANGDGPVRGMGLLLLCPRSGVLPVDGAMGRLMPYLTITRAEIDRLAREAGSGRR, from the coding sequence TTGCGACAGCCAAAGGTGCAGCTCGGACTTCTGGGAATCCTCGAGGAACGCCTCGATGGCGTCGTCTACGAGCGCATCGTGGGGCAGCAGGTGGCCGCGGCGAAACGCGCGGCGCAGCGGCTCGACGGTAAGTCCAGGTCCTCGTACGCGCGGGACGACCTCCACGACATGATGCGCGGCTGGGGCTTCATGCTCCTGCCCGAGAACGACCCGACCTTCTACGAGCCCCGTTATCTCGCCAGTTTGCTCCGCGAGAGCGGCCAGACCGGCGGGCAGTTCGTTCATCGCACCCCCTCCTCCGCGGGCGAGCGGTTTCGGACGGCGTGGGCCCGCCTCGCCCCGGCCAACACGTCCCCCATCGCCTTCACCACTACCGGCTCCGACGCCAACAACCTGCTCTACGACATCGCGCGAAGTGTGAAGGGACCCTCGGCCGAGATCCTCGCCCTGGACGGGGTGTACGGAGGGGCCCGCGGCAAGGCGGCCGAGCTCGGCTTCATGCACAACAACCACCAGTATGCCGACCTCCGGATCGTGAGCCCGCATTCGTACTACTTCAAGCCCACCGACGCGGCGGAGATCCAGCGTCTCGAGGTGCTGGAGGAGAAGGCCCTCGCTCAGATCGCCGACAGGGTCAACCAGGGAAAGAAACCGATCGGGGGCCTGCTCCTCGAGCCGATCGTGGGTGCCCGCGGCGTGCTCTTCTATCGCCCCGAGTTCCTGAAGAAGCTCCGCGAGCTCTGCGACCAGCTCCGCATCCCGATCTTCGCCGACGAGATCCTCACCGGAGGAGGGCGTACGGGCCGCTTCTTCGCGTACCAGCACTACGACGGCTTCGAGCCCGACTTCATCACCTTCGGCAAGGGGCTGCAGATCGCGGGCGTCGCGAGGGTCTCGCGGCACGGCCAGGGCTACTACGCCAACTGGAGCGGTACGACTACCGACGGCTCGCAGGAGGCGTTGCTCAAGGGGGCGCAGGTGCTGAACCGCATCGCCGACGGCAACCTGATGGAGAACGCTCGCGTGATGGGTGACTACCTTCTGACGAAGCTCCGCGAGCGGCTTCCCGCTCCGCCCGGAGTGATGCCCGCCGTGAATCCGTACGCGAACGGCGACGGCCCCGTGCGAGGAATGGGTCTGCTGCTGCTGTGCCCGAGGTCCGGAGTCCTCCCGGTGGATGGTGCGATGGGACGCCTGATGCCCTACCTCACCATCACCAGGGCCGAGATCGACCGACTGGCGCGCGAGGCGGGGTCAGGGCGCCGCTGA
- a CDS encoding AgmX/PglI C-terminal domain-containing protein — MRRLPKTLAGRWFAACGLLACLACLAGPPSAGAAKGDSRELVVESASATLAGRTDALRSVARLKRRLLEACLLVAESGVSNADVEFSLRLAIAADGKVAQVSLSGPRELSASAASCLAREARGWSFAPASAAWSGSARFTRRAAVLRAPQSAGGLGLRGTGRGGGGTGEGTIGLGRIGTLGRGSGGGYGSGYGSGRGIGALRRTRSAQLSVEEPVVRGELPAPVVLRIVRRRGAELRYCYEREMVRRASWSNGKVTLQVTVDAEGKSAKSVIVSSTLGARAIDDCIKARALTWVWPKPTDGKPAVASVGLVFRALLPTPETKPGDRTMGQPGP; from the coding sequence ATGCGACGGCTCCCGAAGACGCTCGCCGGAAGGTGGTTCGCCGCCTGCGGCCTGCTCGCCTGCCTCGCCTGTCTCGCCGGTCCGCCGAGCGCTGGCGCGGCGAAGGGCGACTCGCGCGAGCTTGTAGTCGAGAGCGCCTCGGCCACCCTCGCCGGACGGACCGACGCGCTGCGGAGCGTGGCCCGGCTCAAGCGGCGGCTCCTCGAGGCGTGCCTGCTCGTGGCCGAGAGCGGCGTCAGCAACGCGGACGTGGAGTTCAGCCTGCGACTCGCGATCGCCGCGGACGGCAAGGTGGCGCAGGTCAGCCTCTCCGGCCCGCGAGAGCTCTCGGCCTCGGCGGCGAGCTGTCTCGCGCGCGAGGCCCGCGGCTGGAGCTTCGCTCCGGCCAGCGCCGCCTGGAGCGGTAGCGCGCGGTTCACGCGGCGCGCGGCGGTGCTGCGAGCCCCGCAGAGCGCCGGAGGACTCGGCCTCCGCGGTACGGGGCGGGGTGGCGGCGGCACCGGCGAAGGGACGATCGGTCTCGGCCGCATCGGCACCCTTGGACGGGGAAGCGGGGGCGGCTACGGGAGCGGCTACGGTTCCGGCCGCGGGATCGGCGCCTTGCGCCGGACGCGCAGCGCGCAGCTCAGCGTCGAAGAGCCCGTCGTGCGCGGCGAGCTGCCCGCGCCGGTTGTTCTCCGGATCGTGCGCCGGCGCGGCGCAGAGCTCCGGTACTGCTACGAACGGGAGATGGTCCGGCGCGCGAGCTGGTCGAACGGCAAGGTCACCCTCCAGGTGACGGTCGACGCCGAGGGGAAATCGGCGAAGAGCGTGATCGTCTCCAGCACCCTCGGCGCGCGCGCCATCGACGACTGCATCAAGGCGCGGGCTCTCACCTGGGTCTGGCCGAAGCCCACGGATGGAAAGCCCGCCGTGGCGTCGGTCGGCCTCGTCTTCCGCGCCCTGCTCCCGACACCCGAGACGAAGCCGGGAGACCGTACGATGGGACAGCCGGGACCCTGA
- a CDS encoding carbamoyltransferase — protein sequence MSDERVVLGINCAYHESAAALLRGGELVFAVEEERLSRVKHAKPARVDNADALPFAAIGECLRAGGVSLGEVDAVGFSLEPGRRVALVGRDPYPLADPRGFGSAEGEALFDAGVRRSAELLAEHAGVPGFGSRVRFLPHHLCHAASAYLGGPFSRAAVLVLDGIGEEATGWLGLGEEGALTRLEELPYPHSIGLLWEQLALYLGLGAYDAGKAMGLAACGDATRPAAALDRLFRVVDPDGRDETGPPYVVDAELARLRGDLSGFEALFGPRAAPNGGSPDEQPHLCDLAAAIQRRTEEALLACARRLARRTHASALCYAGGVALNCVANARLEREGPFEAIYVPGPAHDAGTALGAALLLGGARPRPEPLSPLVGPDYDDARLERALRGSTFLVEPLADPSARAAELVAAGEIVGWFHGRLELGPRALGSRSLLADPRRLDMRERLNRQVKHRELFRPFAASCLEEALDAWFEVPVREGPGAEASRELMLLAYPVRAERRAQIPAVVHRDGTCRIQTVDALRQPAYHALLARFFALTGVPLVLNTSFNDSEPIVCSPEDALATFGRTEIDALVIGDRLVRRRP from the coding sequence GTGAGCGACGAGCGCGTTGTCCTCGGTATCAACTGTGCGTACCACGAAAGCGCCGCAGCGCTGCTCCGCGGCGGCGAGCTGGTCTTCGCCGTCGAGGAGGAGCGGCTGAGCCGCGTGAAGCACGCCAAGCCGGCGCGGGTGGACAACGCCGACGCGCTGCCCTTCGCGGCGATCGGCGAGTGTCTACGCGCCGGGGGTGTCTCGCTCGGGGAGGTGGACGCCGTCGGGTTTTCCCTAGAGCCGGGTCGGCGCGTGGCCCTCGTAGGGCGGGACCCCTATCCCCTGGCCGATCCGCGGGGCTTCGGCAGCGCCGAGGGAGAGGCGCTCTTCGACGCCGGGGTTCGGCGCTCGGCCGAGCTGCTCGCGGAACACGCGGGCGTTCCGGGCTTCGGCTCGCGCGTACGGTTCCTGCCGCACCACCTGTGCCACGCGGCGAGCGCCTATCTCGGCGGGCCGTTTTCGCGGGCCGCGGTGCTCGTCCTCGACGGGATCGGCGAGGAGGCGACGGGCTGGCTCGGGCTGGGCGAGGAGGGTGCGCTGACCCGTCTCGAGGAGCTCCCGTACCCGCACTCCATCGGGCTCCTCTGGGAACAGCTCGCGCTCTACCTCGGCCTCGGGGCCTACGACGCGGGCAAGGCCATGGGGCTCGCGGCGTGCGGCGACGCGACGCGACCGGCGGCGGCGCTCGACCGGCTCTTTCGCGTGGTGGACCCGGACGGGCGGGACGAGACGGGCCCACCCTACGTCGTCGACGCCGAGCTCGCGCGCCTGCGCGGAGATCTCTCCGGCTTCGAGGCGCTCTTTGGGCCCCGCGCCGCGCCGAACGGTGGGTCGCCCGACGAGCAGCCGCACCTCTGCGACCTGGCGGCCGCCATCCAGCGCCGCACCGAGGAGGCGCTTCTGGCCTGCGCGCGACGCCTCGCGAGGCGCACGCACGCGAGCGCGCTCTGCTACGCGGGGGGCGTGGCGCTCAACTGCGTGGCCAACGCGCGCCTCGAGCGCGAGGGGCCGTTCGAGGCGATCTACGTGCCAGGCCCGGCGCACGACGCCGGGACCGCCCTCGGCGCGGCGCTCCTGCTCGGGGGCGCGCGTCCGCGGCCGGAACCCCTCTCTCCGCTCGTAGGCCCGGACTACGACGACGCGCGGCTCGAGCGGGCGCTCCGCGGCTCGACGTTCCTCGTGGAGCCCCTCGCCGACCCTTCCGCGCGGGCCGCCGAGCTCGTGGCGGCCGGAGAGATCGTGGGGTGGTTTCACGGGCGCCTCGAGCTCGGACCCCGGGCCCTCGGCAGCCGTTCGCTCCTCGCCGATCCGCGGCGCCTCGACATGCGCGAGCGCCTGAACCGTCAGGTCAAGCACCGCGAGCTTTTTCGCCCCTTCGCCGCCTCGTGCCTCGAGGAGGCGCTCGACGCGTGGTTCGAGGTCCCCGTGCGCGAGGGCCCGGGCGCCGAGGCCTCGCGGGAGCTGATGCTGCTCGCCTACCCTGTCCGCGCGGAGCGTCGCGCGCAGATCCCGGCCGTGGTGCACCGCGACGGCACCTGTCGCATCCAGACGGTCGATGCGTTGCGCCAACCGGCCTACCACGCGCTGCTGGCGCGCTTCTTCGCCCTGACCGGCGTGCCCCTGGTGCTGAACACCTCGTTCAACGACAGCGAGCCGATCGTCTGCAGCCCCGAGGACGCGCTCGCGACCTTCGGGCGCACGGAGATCGACGCCCTCGTGATCGGAGACCGCCTCGTGCGGCGGCGCCCCTGA
- a CDS encoding VCBS repeat-containing protein — protein sequence MRGRATCKWLVLGYAWAGLACSPSGGGSADAGATADVALARDAAIPDGRSPLEAGSVDRGTGDATRADAGPPPPFVPGELGTSAAVLDLDGDGHLDLVVGAPSSSEGARAGAVLIYRGSASGFGSTPAAKLLGETEGDSFGARVAAVGDVDGDGKPELAVSALHATGRMPLSGAVYVYRGGQLPPTRLAKLSGEVALDRFGSSVAGGDLDGDGRSELVVAAPLARGYQLYSGAVYLYRSGKALTDAADVKLGGSAQQGAIGAAALAVGDLTADGLSELLVGTGHSVLVFLGRKDLQQHLASTPEADSEIHGRPLTATGHTGSGFGNALAVAGDLDGDGVGDLVVANPSRTVPDLFTNRGCVYLFRGAKKLPTDILESDPATRLVKLVGEADASQFGASVALVPDVNGGGAPDLVVGARWAAGGQGGTSPVAGKGYLFHTEELLGKGGGEVGASSAVRTLVADTPSGELGGTVAAGPAGSVVLGAPRLEQEKGGAFVFTLKSGQAQRLQTP from the coding sequence ATGAGAGGAAGAGCGACCTGCAAATGGCTCGTGCTCGGGTACGCCTGGGCCGGATTGGCGTGCTCGCCGAGCGGAGGGGGAAGCGCCGACGCGGGGGCTACGGCCGACGTGGCTCTCGCGCGGGACGCGGCGATCCCCGATGGACGGAGCCCCCTCGAGGCCGGGAGCGTCGACCGCGGGACAGGTGACGCGACGCGAGCCGACGCGGGGCCGCCGCCCCCCTTCGTGCCGGGCGAGCTCGGTACCTCGGCTGCCGTTCTCGACCTCGACGGCGACGGACACCTCGACCTCGTGGTGGGGGCGCCCTCCTCGAGCGAGGGAGCCCGCGCGGGCGCGGTCCTCATCTATCGCGGCTCGGCGAGCGGTTTCGGGTCGACTCCGGCGGCGAAGCTCCTCGGAGAGACGGAGGGTGACAGCTTCGGGGCCCGCGTGGCGGCGGTCGGGGACGTGGACGGGGATGGAAAGCCGGAGCTCGCCGTTTCGGCGCTCCACGCGACGGGGAGGATGCCCCTCTCCGGCGCGGTCTACGTCTACCGAGGGGGCCAGCTTCCACCCACGCGCCTGGCGAAGCTGTCGGGCGAGGTCGCGCTCGACCGGTTCGGCTCGTCGGTCGCCGGCGGAGATCTGGACGGGGACGGCAGGAGCGAGCTCGTCGTCGCGGCGCCGCTGGCGCGTGGTTACCAGCTCTACAGCGGTGCGGTGTACCTCTACCGGAGCGGCAAGGCTCTCACCGACGCCGCCGACGTGAAGCTCGGGGGGAGCGCCCAGCAGGGGGCCATCGGGGCCGCGGCGCTCGCCGTCGGGGACCTCACGGCCGACGGCCTCTCGGAGCTCCTCGTCGGGACAGGCCACTCGGTGCTGGTCTTCCTCGGGCGAAAAGATCTGCAGCAGCACCTCGCGAGCACCCCCGAAGCCGATAGCGAAATTCACGGCCGGCCGCTCACGGCCACGGGACACACCGGCTCGGGCTTCGGCAACGCGCTGGCGGTGGCCGGGGACCTGGACGGCGACGGCGTGGGGGATCTCGTCGTGGCCAATCCCTCGCGCACGGTGCCCGACCTCTTCACCAACCGAGGATGTGTCTACCTGTTCAGGGGCGCGAAGAAGCTGCCCACCGACATCCTGGAGAGCGACCCGGCGACGCGCCTGGTCAAGCTCGTGGGCGAGGCCGATGCGAGCCAGTTCGGCGCGAGCGTGGCGCTGGTGCCGGACGTGAACGGCGGCGGTGCGCCGGACCTCGTGGTCGGGGCGCGCTGGGCCGCGGGGGGCCAGGGCGGAACCTCGCCCGTGGCCGGCAAGGGCTACCTCTTCCACACCGAGGAGCTGCTCGGAAAGGGGGGCGGCGAGGTCGGGGCCAGCTCCGCGGTCCGGACCCTCGT